Proteins encoded by one window of Arabidopsis thaliana chromosome 2, partial sequence:
- the RS2Z33 gene encoding arginine/serine-rich zinc knuckle-containing protein 33 (arginine/serine-rich zinc knuckle-containing protein 33 (RSZ33); FUNCTIONS IN: zinc ion binding, nucleotide binding, nucleic acid binding; INVOLVED IN: spliceosome assembly, nuclear mRNA splicing, via spliceosome, RNA splicing; LOCATED IN: nuclear speck; EXPRESSED IN: 25 plant structures; EXPRESSED DURING: 13 growth stages; CONTAINS InterPro DOMAIN/s: RNA recognition motif, RNP-1 (InterPro:IPR000504), Nucleotide-binding, alpha-beta plait (InterPro:IPR012677), Zinc finger, CCHC-type (InterPro:IPR001878); BEST Arabidopsis thaliana protein match is: RNA-binding (RRM/RBD/RNP motifs) family protein with retrovirus zinc finger-like domain (TAIR:AT3G53500.2); Has 128112 Blast hits to 126672 proteins in 4377 species: Archae - 175; Bacteria - 14621; Metazoa - 47197; Fungi - 12494; Plants - 32367; Viruses - 521; Other Eukaryotes - 20737 (source: NCBI BLink).), whose product MPRYDDRYGNTRLYVGRLSSRTRTRDLERLFSRYGRVRDVDMKRDYAFVEFGDPRDADDARHYLDGRDFDGSRITVEFSRGAPRGSRDFDSRGPPPGAGRCFNCGVDGHWARDCTAGDWKNKCYRCGERGHIERNCKNSPKKLRRSGSYSRSPVRSRSPRRRRSPSRSLSRSRSYSRSRSPVRRRERSVEERSRSPKRMDDSLSPRARDRSPVLDDEGSPKIIDGSPPPSPKLQKEVGSDRDGGSPQDNGRNSVVSPVVGAGGDSSKEDRSPVDDDYEPNRTSPRGSESP is encoded by the exons CGATTATCATCGAGAACTAGGACCCGAGACCTTGAACGTCTTTTTAGCAGATACGGAAG AGTGCGAGATGTGGATATGAAGCGAGATTATGCTTTCGTT GAATTTGGTGATCCCCGTGATGCTGATGATGCAAGACATTACCTGGACGGACGAGACTTTGATGGAAGTCGCATCACTGTGGAGTTTTCACGAGGG GCACCTCGTGGTTCTCGGGATTTTGATAGCAGAGGCCCACCACCTGGAGCTGGTCGCTGTTTTAACTGTGGTGTAGATGGTCATTGGGCTCGTGACTGCACAGCAGGGGACTGGAAGAACAAGTGTTACCGTTGTGGAGAGAGAGGACACATTGAGAGAAACTGCAAAAACAGCCCCAAGAAGCTTAG GCGCAGTGGAAGCTACTCCAGGTCACCTGTAAGATCCCGTTCTCCTCGTCGTAGAAGAAGCCCAAGCCGGAGTCTTAGCCGTAGCCGAAGCTACAG CCGATCACGATCCCCggtgagaagaagagagaggagtgTGGAGGAGAGATCACGCAGTCCAAAGCGGATGGATGACTCTCTATCGCCAAGAGCCAGAGATCGTAGTCCggttcttgatgatgaaggCAGCCCAAAGATCATAGACGGGAGcccaccaccatcaccaaaGCTTCAAAAGGAAGTCGGATCTGACCGTGACGGTGGTAGCCCCCAAGACAATGGCAGAAACTCTGTTGTCAGTCCTGTTGTAGGAGCCGGTGGTGACAGTTCGAAAGAGGACCGGAGCCctgttgatgatgattacGAGCCAAACCGCACTTCCCCTAGAGGAAGTGAGTCTCCTTAA
- the RS2Z33 gene encoding arginine/serine-rich zinc knuckle-containing protein 33 (arginine/serine-rich zinc knuckle-containing protein 33 (RSZ33); FUNCTIONS IN: zinc ion binding, nucleic acid binding; INVOLVED IN: spliceosome assembly, nuclear mRNA splicing, via spliceosome, RNA splicing; LOCATED IN: nuclear speck; EXPRESSED IN: 25 plant structures; EXPRESSED DURING: 13 growth stages; CONTAINS InterPro DOMAIN/s: Zinc finger, CCHC-type (InterPro:IPR001878), Zinc finger, CCHC retroviral-type (InterPro:IPR013084); BEST Arabidopsis thaliana protein match is: RNA-binding (RRM/RBD/RNP motifs) family protein with retrovirus zinc finger-like domain (TAIR:AT3G53500.1); Has 35333 Blast hits to 34131 proteins in 2444 species: Archae - 798; Bacteria - 22429; Metazoa - 974; Fungi - 991; Plants - 531; Viruses - 0; Other Eukaryotes - 9610 (source: NCBI BLink).) translates to MWENTPCMWSLLSSHFRNQEFGDPRDADDARHYLDGRDFDGSRITVEFSRGAPRGSRDFDSRGPPPGAGRCFNCGVDGHWARDCTAGDWKNKCYRCGERGHIERNCKNSPKKLRRSGSYSRSPVRSRSPRRRRSPSRSLSRSRSYSRSRSPVRRRERSVEERSRSPKRMDDSLSPRARDRSPVLDDEGSPKIIDGSPPPSPKLQKEVGSDRDGGSPQDNGRNSVVSPVVGAGGDSSKEDRSPVDDDYEPNRTSPRGSESP, encoded by the exons ATGTGGGAAAACACACCATGCATGTGGTCTCTTTTGTCCTCACATTTTCGAAATCAGGAATTTGGTGATCCCCGTGATGCTGATGATGCAAGACATTACCTGGACGGACGAGACTTTGATGGAAGTCGCATCACTGTGGAGTTTTCACGAGGG GCACCTCGTGGTTCTCGGGATTTTGATAGCAGAGGCCCACCACCTGGAGCTGGTCGCTGTTTTAACTGTGGTGTAGATGGTCATTGGGCTCGTGACTGCACAGCAGGGGACTGGAAGAACAAGTGTTACCGTTGTGGAGAGAGAGGACACATTGAGAGAAACTGCAAAAACAGCCCCAAGAAGCTTAG GCGCAGTGGAAGCTACTCCAGGTCACCTGTAAGATCCCGTTCTCCTCGTCGTAGAAGAAGCCCAAGCCGGAGTCTTAGCCGTAGCCGAAGCTACAG CCGATCACGATCCCCggtgagaagaagagagaggagtgTGGAGGAGAGATCACGCAGTCCAAAGCGGATGGATGACTCTCTATCGCCAAGAGCCAGAGATCGTAGTCCggttcttgatgatgaaggCAGCCCAAAGATCATAGACGGGAGcccaccaccatcaccaaaGCTTCAAAAGGAAGTCGGATCTGACCGTGACGGTGGTAGCCCCCAAGACAATGGCAGAAACTCTGTTGTCAGTCCTGTTGTAGGAGCCGGTGGTGACAGTTCGAAAGAGGACCGGAGCCctgttgatgatgattacGAGCCAAACCGCACTTCCCCTAGAGGAAGTGAGTCTCCTTAA
- the RS2Z33 gene encoding arginine/serine-rich zinc knuckle-containing protein 33 (arginine/serine-rich zinc knuckle-containing protein 33 (RSZ33); FUNCTIONS IN: zinc ion binding, nucleotide binding, nucleic acid binding; INVOLVED IN: spliceosome assembly, nuclear mRNA splicing, via spliceosome, RNA splicing; LOCATED IN: nuclear speck; EXPRESSED IN: 25 plant structures; EXPRESSED DURING: 13 growth stages; CONTAINS InterPro DOMAIN/s: RNA recognition motif, RNP-1 (InterPro:IPR000504), Nucleotide-binding, alpha-beta plait (InterPro:IPR012677), Zinc finger, CCHC-type (InterPro:IPR001878), Zinc finger, CCHC retroviral-type (InterPro:IPR013084); BEST Arabidopsis thaliana protein match is: RNA-binding (RRM/RBD/RNP motifs) family protein with retrovirus zinc finger-like domain (TAIR:AT3G53500.1); Has 35333 Blast hits to 34131 proteins in 2444 species: Archae - 798; Bacteria - 22429; Metazoa - 974; Fungi - 991; Plants - 531; Viruses - 0; Other Eukaryotes - 9610 (source: NCBI BLink).): MKRDYAFVEFGDPRDADDARHYLDGRDFDGSRITVEFSRGAPRGSRDFDSRGPPPGAGRCFNCGVDGHWARDCTAGDWKNKCYRCGERGHIERNCKNSPKKLRRSGSYSRSPVRSRSPRRRRSPSRSLSRSRSYSRSRSPVRRRERSVEERSRSPKRMDDSLSPRARDRSPVLDDEGSPKIIDGSPPPSPKLQKEVGSDRDGGSPQDNGRNSVVSPVVGAGGDSSKEDRSPVDDDYEPNRTSPRGSESP, from the exons ATGAAGCGAGATTATGCTTTCGTT GAATTTGGTGATCCCCGTGATGCTGATGATGCAAGACATTACCTGGACGGACGAGACTTTGATGGAAGTCGCATCACTGTGGAGTTTTCACGAGGG GCACCTCGTGGTTCTCGGGATTTTGATAGCAGAGGCCCACCACCTGGAGCTGGTCGCTGTTTTAACTGTGGTGTAGATGGTCATTGGGCTCGTGACTGCACAGCAGGGGACTGGAAGAACAAGTGTTACCGTTGTGGAGAGAGAGGACACATTGAGAGAAACTGCAAAAACAGCCCCAAGAAGCTTAG GCGCAGTGGAAGCTACTCCAGGTCACCTGTAAGATCCCGTTCTCCTCGTCGTAGAAGAAGCCCAAGCCGGAGTCTTAGCCGTAGCCGAAGCTACAG CCGATCACGATCCCCggtgagaagaagagagaggagtgTGGAGGAGAGATCACGCAGTCCAAAGCGGATGGATGACTCTCTATCGCCAAGAGCCAGAGATCGTAGTCCggttcttgatgatgaaggCAGCCCAAAGATCATAGACGGGAGcccaccaccatcaccaaaGCTTCAAAAGGAAGTCGGATCTGACCGTGACGGTGGTAGCCCCCAAGACAATGGCAGAAACTCTGTTGTCAGTCCTGTTGTAGGAGCCGGTGGTGACAGTTCGAAAGAGGACCGGAGCCctgttgatgatgattacGAGCCAAACCGCACTTCCCCTAGAGGAAGTGAGTCTCCTTAA